One window from the genome of Nicotiana tomentosiformis chromosome 5, ASM39032v3, whole genome shotgun sequence encodes:
- the LOC104090938 gene encoding protein ZW2-like codes for MDQHLMSNNSRNGVQNRETFHKFFESWLVEQNQDLEQLVRASKEVNGVEENNRRMLSPLIQRVIHHYENYYKEKSRSAKEDVLGMLNPTWRSNLEDAFLWIGGWRPSMAFHLLYSKSGLQLEAGFHDLFRGISRGDLGDLSGIQLGKIDELQNKTLREEKKLTERLAKVQETVADTSMVELSHIVSELMREEGRQVEETEEEKVKTNIAKKEEGLLEALKKADDLRLRTLKEILGILKPIQAVHFLIAAAELHLRIHDWGMKKDTVAVNSRNHGHGVLNNRDRVRI; via the coding sequence ATGGACCAACATTTGATGAGCAATAATAGCAGAAACGGGGTTCAAAATCGCGAGACATTTCACAAGTTTTTCGAGTCATGGCTTGTTGAACAGAACCAAGATTTGGAACAGCTTGTGCGCGCCTCAAAAGAAGTCAATGGCGTAGAAGAAAACAATCGTAGAATGTTGTCGCCGTTGATTCAACGTGTCATACACCACTATGAGAATTattacaaagaaaaatcaagaagtGCTAAAGAAGATGTTTTAGGTATGTTAAATCCAACTTGGAGAAGTAATCTTGAAGATGCTTTTTTATGGATTGGAGGGTGGAGACCAAGTATGGCTTTTCATTTATTGTATTCGAAATCGGGTTTACAACTTGAAGCTGGTTTTCATGATTTATTTAGAGGAATTAGTAGAGGGGATTTAGGAGATCTTTCTGGTATTCAACTTGGGAAAATTGATGAGTTACAAAATAAGACATTAAGGGAAGAGAAAAAATTGACTGAAAGATTAGCTAAAGTTCAAGAAACAGTGGCAGATACATCAATGGTTGAATTATCACATATAGTGAGTGAATTAATGAGGGAAGAGGGAAGACAAGTAGAGGAGACTGAGGAGGAAAAAGTGAAGACAAATATTGCTAAAAAGGAGGAAGGTTTATTGGaggctttaaaaaaagctgatgATTTAAGGCTGAGGACTCTAAAGGAGATTTTGGGAATTTTGAAACCAATTCAAGCTGTTCATTTCTTGATTGCTGCTGCTGAACTTCATTTGAGGATTCATGATTGGGGA